The Humulus lupulus chromosome 3, drHumLupu1.1, whole genome shotgun sequence genome window below encodes:
- the LOC133825334 gene encoding uncharacterized protein LOC133825334, with the protein MLNKNWVKLNRATKEYTDAAWDFVKMVERNYGFPNKIICPCKKCRNLNHHCVDDVFEHLVITGMDPTYRIWVHHGEQPIDTQVDEVSNDMDAFDLYTTAAMDDVDNNIGCGGGEDDEFVNEDLQKKLEDAESPLYEGCEKCTKLSSIVALYRLKNLNGWTDKSFTGLLELLCDMFPKNNVLPDSMYSVRKFLRNFDLKYEKIDACINDCCLFRKEKDKMDVCPKCSVSRWKVDKHTKNVKVGEAAKVLRYFPIIPRLKRLFRSKEMAENLRWHFTHKSIDGKMRHPADTPAWDSINERWPEFNLEPRNLRLGLAADGINPYKSLSSTYSCWPVMLVIYNLPPWLCMRDGNTFLSLLIPGRKQRGNDIDIYLEPLIEDLNKLWNNGVHTYDAFDKSSFNLKAMLLWTINDFPAYGNLAGCTTKGKTACPICGNDTCATRLKHSKKFSYQNTRRFLPFDHPYRSKKAWFNGATEERGPPKVLSCSEIVEELNQITNDFGKNMNPKKRSRDNKVEGMWKKKSIFFNLPYWEVLLVRHNLDVMHIEKNVCDSIISTLLDLNGKSKDHLNARLDLKDLGIKKALHPVEKDGII; encoded by the exons ATGTTGAACAAAAATTGGGTGAAACTAAACAg aGCTACAAAAGAGTACACGGATGCGGCATGGGACTTTGTGAAAATGGTAGAAAGAAATTATGGTTTTCCAAATAAAATTATCTGTCCTTGTAAGAAGTGTCGAAACTTAAATCATCATTGTGTTGATGATGTTTTTGAGCACTTAGTTATAACCGGAATGGATCCAACTTATCGTATTTGGGTTCACCATGGAGAGCAACCCATTGATACTCAAGTTGACGAAGTTTCGAATGATATGGATGCATTTGATTTATACACGACTGCTGCCATGGATGATGTGGACAATAATATAGGTTGTGGAGGTGGTGAAGACGATGAATTTGTTAACGAAGATCTTCAAAAGAAGTTGGAGGATGCGGAATCTCCTTTATATGAAGGGTGTGAGAAATGCACAAAACTTTCATCAATTGTAGCTTTATATAGGTTGAAGAATCTGAATGGTTGGACAGACAAAAGTTTTACTGGACTATTAGAACTCCTTTGTGATATGTTTCCCAAAAACAATGTACTTCCTGATTCCATGTACTCAGTTaggaaatttttgagaaattttgatTTGAAATATGAAAAGATTGATGCTTGTATTAATGATTGTTGCTTATTTAGAAAGGAGAAGGATAAAATGGATGTTTGTCCTAAGTGTAGTGTTTCTAGATGGAAAGTTGATAAACACACAAAGAATGTTAAAGTTGGTGAGGCTGCCAAAGTTTTGAGGTATTTTCCGATAATACCCCGATTGAAAAGATTGTTTAGATCAAAAGAAATGGCTGAAAACTTAAGGTGGCATTTCACTCATAAAAGTATTGATGGGAAGATGCGACATCCAGCGGATACACCTGCTTGGGATTCCATTAATGAAAGATGGCCAGAGTTTAATCTTGAACCACGCAACCTTAGGCTCGGACTAGCTGCTGATGGAATTAACCCCTATAAAAGTCTAAGCTCCACTTATAGTTGTTGGCCAGTGATGCTTGTTATCTATAATTTaccaccttggttgtgcatgagggACGGAAATACATTTTTGTCATTATTGATTCCAGGTCGTAAACAACGTGGAAATgatattgatatttatttggagcCTCTTATTGAAGACTTAAACAAATTGTGGAATAATGGAGTGCATACTTATGATGCATTCGACAAAAGCTCCTTCAATTTGAAGGCAATGTTGTTGTGGACAATAAACGATTTTCCTGCATATGGAAATCTTGCTGGGTGTACAACCAAAGGCAAGACAGCTTGCCCGATTTGTGGTAATGATACATGTGCAACTAGGCTGAAACATAGTAAAAAATTTTCATACCAAAATACTAGGAGATTTCTCCCGTTTGATCATCCATATCGGTCTAAGAAAGCATGGTTCAATGGAGCTACAGAAGAAAGAGGCCCCCCTAAAGTTTTGAGTTGCAGTGAAATTGTTGAAGAACTAAATCAAATTACCAACGATTTTGGAAAaaatatgaatcccaaaaaaaggAGTCGGGATAATAAGGTGGAAGGAAtgtggaagaagaaatctatatTTTTCAATCTACCATATTGGGAG GTTTTGTTAGTTCGTCATAATTTGGATGttatgcatatagaaaaaaatgtgtgtgatagtatTATTAGCACATTGTTGGACTTGAATGGAAAATCCAAAGATCATCTTAATGCTCGATTGGATTTAAAGGATTTGGGTATCAAGAAGGCCTTGCATCCGGTGGAGAAAGATGGGATTATATGA